A stretch of Planococcus citri chromosome 5, ihPlaCitr1.1, whole genome shotgun sequence DNA encodes these proteins:
- the LOC135846419 gene encoding cytochrome P450 4C1-like has translation MNVILISACVILIAILMSYLRKSKNKRLNELLAQFPSYRKYPLIGNAYMLFGPLDGLLSRFENIMKHDRVTFWLGPVPCLFLKKYDDIAAVFTQSTDRDFLGTIDEFVGVSIMNAPHEEWKLSKKMVAPAFSSKMLTKYEETFKSNALELIEKLKPIANSGKEIDTRKLMLRATLDVLVETLYGVSTKAGGKVAEDFCGYSLDAVELTVKRIQMPWLTLHYINKIYLWMIGKPNCVQNFRQYPTVVLKKNIEDYKNSRHNDDAPDEDDDDKSKSLIDSLVRYSFREPNISETRIRDELLGVLGAGIQSSPLTSSFIMLMLAMHQDIQQKAYEEVLKFKNADGTLNQNDIFHNMTYLEQCIKESLRMYSPVAITDRRLHKDVVLKDNKVVPANTLVVALIAFANYDPDLYKNPEVYDPEHFNEEAVRTRPKTSELTFGIGGRSCVAGKYAMMFNKTQIAYILLNYHLSTSVKEFTKEHLCMVLAIESKIGYPIKFTSRR, from the exons aTGAACGTTATACTGATATCAGCATGCGTAATTTTAATTGCAATTTTGATGAGTTATCTTCGCAAGTCGAAAAACAAGAGACTAAACGAACTACTTGCACAGTTCCCTTCGTATCGCAAATATCCATTGATTGGAAATGCATACATGCTGTTTGGTCCTTTGGATG GTTTACTTTCAAGATTCGAAAATATTATGAAACATGATCGCGTCACGTTCTGGCTTGGGCCAGTAccatgtttatttttgaaaaaatacgacgaTATTGCG GCTGTTTTCACCCAGAGCACAGATCGTGATTTTCTTGGAACAATTGATGAATTTGTGGGTGTATCGATAATGAATGCACCAC ATGAAGAATGGAAGCTATCTAAAAAAATGGTAGCGCCTGCTTTCAGCTCGAAAATGCTAACGAAATATGAGGAAACGTTCAAAAGTAATGCTCTAGAGCTCATCGAAAAGCTAAAACCAATCGCAAACAGTGGTAAAGAAATAGATACTCGGAAACTGATGTTGAGAGCAACTCTAGACGTACTTGTAG AAACTTTATATGGTGTTTCAACCAAAGCTGGTGGAAAAGTTGCAGAAGACTTTTGCGGATATTCACTCGA CGCTGTTGAGCTCACGGTAAAACGTATCCAAATGCCTTGGCTTACGTTACATTATATCAACAAGATATACTTATGGATGATAGGTAAACCTAATTGCGTTCAGAACTTTCGGCAGTATCCGACAGTG gtattgaaaaaaaacattgaagattacaaaaattcaaGGCATAATGATGATGCTCCGGATGAAGATGATG ATGACAAATCCAAATCATTGATCGATTCACTCGTCAGATACAGCTTCAGAGAACCGAATATTTCAGAAACACGCATAAGAGACGAATTGTTAGGGGTGTTGGGAGCG GGAATTCAATCATCACCACTGACTTCAAGTTTTATAATGCTGATGCTAGCGATGCATCAAGATATTCAG CAAAAAGCATACgaagaagttttgaaatttaagaatGCTGATGGTACATTAAaccaaaatgatattttccatAATATGACATACTTGGAACAATGCATCAAAGAATCACTACGAATGTATAGCCCAGTAGCGATAACTGACAGACGTCTTCATAAGGATGTGGTATTGAAAG ACAATAAGGTAGTTCCAGCAAACACGTTAGTTGTGGCTCTCATAGCTTTCGCGAATTATGATCCTGATTTATACAAAAATCCAGAAGTATATGATCCCGAACATTTTAACGAAGAAGCGGTAAGAACACGTCCTAAAACCAGCGAGCTGACCTTTGGAATTGGAGGAAGATCTTGCGTAG CTGGAAAGTACGCGATGATGTTCAACAAAACGCAAATCGCTTACATTTTGCTCAATTATCATTTATCAACCAGTGTCAAGGAATTTACAAAAGAACACCTATGTATGGTACTCGCCATCGAGAGTAAAATCGGCTATCCTATCAAATTTACAAGCAGACGATAG